The nucleotide window GCGATCTGCTGCGCGAGCCGCAGGTGCGCGCGGTGGGCGAATGCGGGCTGGACTTCAACCGGGACTTCTCGCCGCGCCCACAGCAGGAACGCGTGCTGGAGGAACAGCTGGAGCTGGCGGTGGCGCTGCAATTGCCGGTGTTTCTCCACGAGCGCGACGCTGACCAGCGCCTGGTCGAAATCCTGCGGCCGCTGCGCGACCGCCTCGGCGCCGCGGTGGTGCATTGCTTCACTGGCGAGAAGCGCGCGCTGTACGCTTATCTCGACCTCGATCTGCACATCGGCATCACCGGCTGGATCTGCGACGAGCGCCGCGGCACCCATCTGCATCCGCTGGTGCGCGAAATACCGCGCGGCCGGCTGATGCTGGAAAGCGACGCGCCCTACCTGCTACCGCGCACGCTGCGACCCAAGCCGAAATCCGGCCACAACGAACCGGCCTATCTGCTTGAGGTGCTGCGCGAGGTGGCGCGCCATCGCGGTGAAAGCGAAGCCGAACTGGCTGCCCACACCACGCTCTGCGCCCGGCGTTTCTTCGACCTGCCGCTGCCGGACGCAACGCCGTGAAAATGTGCTCAAGCTCACGCCGTAACGGCCGTTAAGCCGACAACAAAACGGAAGAGAGCCGTCATGTTCGTCTGGGTCCGCGATCTGTCACTGAAATACAAGTTCTGGGCGCTCAACATGGTCGCCTTCGTCATCAGCCTGTTGCTGGTGCTCTACGCCGTGCATGTGGAACAGCAGTCGCGCAGCGCCGATGCCCGGCGTAACGCGCAGACCACCGCCGAACTGCTGACCGCCTGGCCCGCCACCGCCGAGCTGCCCGCCAGACCGGAGGTGGTCCGCTTCGTCGCCGGCGAGCGGATGCAGATCCAGGGTCAGACGCTTGCGCAAAACGCTGGCTGGACGGCGCTGGCGCATGATCGCCTGTTCGCCCGCGACCCGCTGATCGGCGCGCAGAGCGTCATCCGCGCCGACGGCCAGACGCTCGCCGTGGTGGCGCGAACCCCCAGTGTGCTCCAGGTTCTGGGCGAGCACTTCTTCAGCTATGCCGGTGCCGTGGCGGTACTCATGCTCGGTCTGCTCGGCGCCTCGCAGCTGCTTATCAGCTTTCTGCTCAGCCACCTCAACACGCTCAAGGACGTCATGCTGCACGTCGAGCGCTCCGGCGATCTCAGCGCGCGCGTGCCGCTCGAAAGCGGTGACGAGGTCGGCCAGATGGCCAGCGCCTTCAATGCGATGCAGAGCGGCTACCAGCGCATCGTCAGTACCGTCGCGCAGGCGGCCGCGCGCCTGGATGACGGCGCCGGGCGCCTCGCTGCCAGCATGAGCGACGTGCGCCAAGGCATGCTCGGCCAGCAGAGCGAGACTGACCAGGCCGCCACCGCGATCAACGAAATGAGTGCCACGGTGTTCCATATCGCCGAGCACGCCAGCGACACCCGCGACCGCTCGCAGCACGCCGACCAGCTGGCCAGCGACGGCCAGCGCGTGGTCGCGCGGGTGGAACAGTCGATCGCCAACCTGTCGGTCGGCGTGCAGCAGACCGCCGAAACCATCGGTCAGCTGGCCGCCGACAGCCAGAAGATCAACGGCGTGGTCAGCGTCATCCACAGCATCGCCGAGCAGACCAACCTGCTCGCGCTCAACGCCGCTATCGAAGCCGCGCGCGCCGGCGAGGCCGGCCGTGGCTTCGCGGTGGTCGCCGATGAAGTGCGCAACCTCGCCAGGCGCGTGCAGGACTCCACCGACGAGATCACCGGCATGATCGGCAACCTGCAGGCCATGACGCGCGATGCAGTCGAGTTCATGCAGGAAAGCTCGTTCAAGGCCGATGATTGCGTGCGCGAAGCGCGCGAGGCGGCGCAGGCGCTGGAGTCGATCACCGCCGCAGTGGCGCAGATGCGCGACAGCAATACGCAGATCGCCGTCGCCGCCGCGCAACAGAGCGAGGTAGCCGAGGAGCTCAACCGTTCGGTGACCGGCATCCGCGACGTTACCGAGCAGACCGTGCAGCAGACGGTCGACTCCGCCAGCACCAGCTCGCAACTGGCCGCGCTGTCGGGCGAGCTGAGCCGGGCCATCGGCCAGCTCAAGCTCTGACGGCCTGCCGGGAAAACGCGGGGCGGCGCCCCGCCCCGGTTAGCCGAACACCGTCACCGTCTGCCGGCTCAGCGCCACCAGCTCGCCGGTCGGCGTCCACAGCGCCGCCGCGCAATGTCCGTAGCCGTCGCGCGCGTGCTCGATCACCGCGCGGTACTGGCACCAGTCATGCGTATCCAGCGCGGGCAACGGCTGCACGAACTCGACGGTCCAGGTCAGCGAACTGCCCGGCGCGAAGCCCTTGAGGTGCGAGAGCACCGCCGGCGGCCACGCGTCGATCAGCGCCAGCAGGTGCGCTTCGTTCATCGGCTCGCGCGCGACCTCGCCGCGTTGGCGCACCCAGCCACCCATTTCGCGGGACGTGTTGCCGGAAAACGGCAGCCCACCGATGCCCCAACGCATCTCCAGATAGCGGGTGAATTCCGGCGTGACACCCGGCACGAAGGGCAGCGTCTGGCAGGCTTCGACCGGCGGCATGGCCGGCGCCGCCTCGGCAGCGACCGCCACCGCGGACTCGCGCGCGGCGCCGAAGCTGCCCTGGACAATGGTCACCACCTGGCCGTCCTGTACCGCCCGCCCCAGCATCTGGCTCACCGCCTTGCCCTCGCGCAGCACCTCCGCCTCGAAGCTGGCCGGCTGGTCCAGCGCCAGCGGCGCGACGAAGGTGATCGCCAGCGAACGCAGCGCGCGCTCCGGCGGCACCTTGG belongs to Pseudomonas phenolilytica and includes:
- a CDS encoding TatD family hydrolase; the protein is MELVDIGVNLTHPSLARQASEVLERAHAAGVAQCVLTGTSLAESEAALGLCRTLDDGRQRLFCTAGVHPHDASQWSADSAAQLRDLLREPQVRAVGECGLDFNRDFSPRPQQERVLEEQLELAVALQLPVFLHERDADQRLVEILRPLRDRLGAAVVHCFTGEKRALYAYLDLDLHIGITGWICDERRGTHLHPLVREIPRGRLMLESDAPYLLPRTLRPKPKSGHNEPAYLLEVLREVARHRGESEAELAAHTTLCARRFFDLPLPDATP
- a CDS encoding methyl-accepting chemotaxis protein; translated protein: MSATVFHIAEHASDTRDRSQHADQLASDGQRVVARVEQSIANLSVGVQQTAETIGQLAADSQKINGVVSVIHSIAEQTNLLALNAAIEAARAGEAGRGFAVVADEVRNLARRVQDSTDEITGMIGNLQAMTRDAVEFMQESSFKADDCVREAREAAQALESITAAVAQMRDSNTQIAVAAAQQSEVAEELNRSVTGIRDVTEQTVQQTVDSASTSSQLAALSGELSRAIGQLKL
- a CDS encoding acyl-CoA thioesterase; translation: MTLSELLRGVREHPQQLTIPATWGQGRAGFGGLVAALVYEAMRAKVPPERALRSLAITFVAPLALDQPASFEAEVLREGKAVSQMLGRAVQDGQVVTIVQGSFGAARESAVAVAAEAAPAMPPVEACQTLPFVPGVTPEFTRYLEMRWGIGGLPFSGNTSREMGGWVRQRGEVAREPMNEAHLLALIDAWPPAVLSHLKGFAPGSSLTWTVEFVQPLPALDTHDWCQYRAVIEHARDGYGHCAAALWTPTGELVALSRQTVTVFG